GGTGCCATGCAGTCTTCTAGACACTAGGACTAGATCAGTgaacaaaatagaggaaaagtACTATTCTTGTggaatttgcattatttttcgCTCTTCCTCCTAAGTCTCTTGAGCATCTGATGCTAGATGGATGCTCCTGGAAGTCAGGGATTACACTTCAGAGCTGCCTGGTTCCACTAGGAGGGAGGCTTCAGTTGGCTGTAAGTCATGCTTTATTCTTGTGACTGCACTACCAGGTATGTGACCTTGCATTCTCTCAAggaactctgtgtgactccatggactatacagtccatggaattctctaggtcagaatactggagtgggtagcctttcccttcttcaggggatcttcccaacccagggatccaacccaggtctcctgcattgcaggcggattctacaccagctgagccacaaaggaagccccaagGAACTCTAGATCAgcatatttaaagatatttaaagtcTAGGGACCCGATTGGCTGTTTCCCTGCCGTGGCTTTAGGGATGACTGGTGTTGCTGGATGAAGAGTCATTGAGGCTTGTACCTGGAGTTATGCAAACGAAAGGTTCTGAGAGCACAGTTCCATCCCAGTGAGGTGAGAAGGGACAAACCAGTGCTCAGGGCTTAAACCTTAGTCAAATGTTCTTCTACTCCTATCTTTAAGCAGAGACCTGTCCCAGCCCTTCTCAGGGCACACTGAGAGGGAGACTTGCATGTTCTCTGGTATGGAGTGCTTGGAAGTTGTTTCCAAAGGTCGAGCTCAGCTCTAGGAAGCTATGCAGTTTACTCCAAGATCTTCAGTCAGTCTTGGGAATGCAGGCATTTCAGACTTACCTGGCTAAATGGCAGTGAAATCATTAGGGGGTGCTAAGATGGGGAGAGGTACTGAAGGCCCTAGATGTACCCGGACTTCAGCTCTCCTGAgtgttacatatttttttcaggttagatctatatacattaatatgaaaaatgaggaaaaattgcTTCTTAGTGGTTTTTGATATAAAATCAAGAATATGCAAGTAGTTCAACCCAGGCACTAGCAGTGAACTTGTTATTTTTGATGAACAACTCATCTGAGCTGAGaacattaatttatttgactgGAGTTTTATCagacttcttttaaaaagcactagGACCCTGTAGAAGCCAATGCAAAGCATGACGTCacattctctatatctgcatgACTTAACCCAACAGCTCAAGTTTGGGATCTTATTTTACTTACATGGCAGGAGTCTTTTCCACCTTGGAGGCTTCCAGCACAAATCATATTCAGTCCAATCACAGGATTATAATTATAGTGTGATTGATCATTGCAGATTTTTCTGTCTATGATGGTGACATTGACTTCTCTCAAAATCTTGGACACAGGGGAATTATTGTAAAACTGTCCCCACCCTGCAACTCGACATGCAGTTCCTGGTTCCACATCTTTGCCCTCTTTTGGGAGCTGAAGGATAGCCACGTTTTTATTAAGTGTTGCTTTTTTGTTCAGCTGTTGGAAGGCAAGCAAAAAGAGTTAGCAGaacaagataataaaaatgtcactttttaaatttaagttctaGCCCAACTGCCAGGGACCCTCTTATACAGTTATCAGGCCACTAAAAAAGATTTCCATGTCAGAAGCCAGATTGTAGGAGCTTCTATGACTTTTGAATCACTCAAAAGTATAATCAAAGGTTTGTACCTTTAGAAGTTTAAGATCGCCTTCATGTGTGTCCGGGTCATAGCATGGATAGGGAAACTCTTTCTTAACAAACATAATCTGTTTTTCAGGctcttccttgtttcttgagTGGGCCCCAAGAATGATCTGGGATTTCTGGTTCCTGAAAACATACACCATACCGTTAATTTGGTTTACTCTTTAAAGCAGGAGCTAAGCATATTATGGGCTGATCAGTTTCATTGTCCCATCTATAAATGTGCTTGCTGTGGAAATACCTGTTTGtgactcagaaaaaaatgtacacTTTTAAGAATAAAAGTGAATTGTTTATGaatttatcattatcattatcatcatgcTGACCTGCAGCTTATTTATAACAAGCTAAACTTGGTTCATTGAAAATCAAATGATAAGAGACTTCCATGGGGGACTTCCTCAATGGTCCCGTGGttggagtctgcctgccagtgcagtggACGTGGATtgcatccctggtctgggaggattccacatgctgcggggcagctGGGCCAGTGCACCATGACTACAGAAGTCCTtgggccctggagcctgtgctccacaacaagagaaaccattgCAGGGAgtagcccacacacagcaactagagagtagctcctgcttgccgcaactagagaaagcctgctcgcagcaacggagacccagcacagccaaaaattaaatatgtaataagtattaaaaaaaaagagagaattccaTGGTAGCTAAGCCAAGTCTTGGGATCTTTGTTGGAGTTATACTGCTGTCCCCTCAACCTTCCTTTGGTTGTAATAGAGAATCCAGTTGCAGATGACTGGAAAACAGAAGTCTCAGTGGTCTAGCAACAATAGCAAAAGACACTCAATAGCTGTAGAACTAATGCACTGAAGAAATCCTTGTAAGAGGATAACAAACTTATCTTAAGTGGGCAAACTTTCAAAAATAGATTGCTTAATGAAAGACCCGATGTGCATGGCACTGAGTATGTATATTTGAGGGAAAGGTGGTCTAAAGGGGGGCCCCTTCGGATCTTCCTTTTCTTACTCCATGCTGAAGATTCATTTTGGTTAATAAAATCAAGAAACTCTCTGATATATTAATGATGAAGGCCATTATCATTCATAACTTAGTATAAACTACACCAACAATATATTCACACTGCTGTTTTTCCATTACACAGCTGATATTAGTCTCACTTAGACCTTAGAACAGTGCTTTCAGTAGAGTATACTTTGatgatgaaatgttctataagtctgcactgtccaatatggAGCCCCAGGTAGGCTACCGAGGccttgaaatgtggccagtgaGACCGAGGATCTAAATTTgtcatttgatttaattttagtGAATGCAAATGTATATAACTATAGATAACTCATGTAACCAACATAATAGTGGCTATCATAATGGACAGCCCAAGTTTAGAGGCTTGAttagggagggaagaaaagactAGCCCTGAAAGAGGTTTGAAGGCTGTGGTTGACCATGGTTATGAAATGGCTGAAGGTATG
The sequence above is a segment of the Bos indicus isolate NIAB-ARS_2022 breed Sahiwal x Tharparkar chromosome 20, NIAB-ARS_B.indTharparkar_mat_pri_1.0, whole genome shotgun sequence genome. Coding sequences within it:
- the GZMA gene encoding granzyme A, whose protein sequence is MRNSSTFLAATLSIVVFLLIPEDLCEKIIGGNQVTPHSRPYMVLLDGGNICAGALIAKDWVLTAAHCSLNQKSQIILGAHSRNKEEPEKQIMFVKKEFPYPCYDPDTHEGDLKLLKLNKKATLNKNVAILQLPKEGKDVEPGTACRVAGWGQFYNNSPVSKILREVNVTIIDRKICNDQSHYNYNPVIGLNMICAGSLQGGKDSCHGDSGSPLICKDTFRGITAFGIPGRCGDPRGPGVYTLLSKKHLNWIVKTMKQAV